A single region of the Aquarana catesbeiana isolate 2022-GZ linkage group LG07, ASM4218655v1, whole genome shotgun sequence genome encodes:
- the H1-0 gene encoding histone H1.0 translates to MTENSSAAPAAKPKRSRAAKKSNDHPKYSDMIVAAVQAEKSRSGSSRQSIQKYIKNHYKVGDNADSQIKLSIKRLVTSGTLKQTKGVGASGSFRLAKSDEPKKPTKKPKKEVKKSATPKKAAKPKKAAKSPVKAKKPKVAEKKAKKVAKKKPAPSPKKVKKTKTVKAKPVKVTKVKKAKPSKPKAKATPKKSGRKK, encoded by the coding sequence ATGACAGAGAACTCATCCGCCGCACCAGCCGCAAAGCCCAAGAGGTCCAGGGCAGCCAAGAAGTCCAATGACCACCCAAAGTACTCGGACATGATCGTGGCTGCGGTCCAGGCGGAGAAGAGTCGGTCCGGCTCGTCACGCCAGTCCATCCAAAAGTACATTAAGAATCACTACAAGGTGGGGGACAATGCCGACTCCCAGATCAAGTTGTCCATCAAGAGGCTGGTGACCTCTGGCACCCTCAAGCAGACCAAGGGTGTGGGGGCTTCTGGATCCTTCAGGTTGGCCAAATCTGACGAGCCTAAAAAACCAACTAAAAAGCCCAAGAAGGAGGTCAAGAAATCGGCAACTCCCAAAAAAGCTGCAAAGCCGAAAAAGGCGGCCAAGTCTCCGGTCAAAGCCAAGAAGCCCAAAGTGGCAGAGAAGAAAGCAAAGAAGGTGGCAAAGAAAAAACCAGCACCCTCACCTAAAAAAGTCAAAAAGACAAAAACTGTGAAAGCCAAACCCGTCAAAGTAACCAAGGTGAAGAAGGCAAAGCCATCCAAGCCCAAGGCAAAGGCCACTCCAAAGAAATCTGGAAGGAAGAAGTGA